The window CGGCAGTCGAACCACGAGGGCGACCTCGTCGACTGGATCCAGGAGGCGCGGACCAGGGCGCAGGGCATCGTGCTGAACGCCGGCGCCCTCACCCACACGTCGGTCGCGATCCATGACGCGATCCGCGGCGTGGGCGTGCCGACGATCGAGGTGCACATCTCCAACGTCCACGCGCGGGAGAGCTTCCGGCACCACTCCTACATCTCGCCAGTCGCGGCGGGCGTGATCGTCGGGCTCGGGCTCGACGGCTACGACCTCGCGCTTCAGGCTCTCGCCCGCCGCGTCAAGCGGCCTGACCCATCCGAACCGATCACGGCGTGATCCCGAACGCCGGCGGAGATCGTCCTTCCATGAGCAAGCTGCCTTCCAAAGCGTCCATCGATCAGGAGCTGATCCGCG is drawn from Methylopila sp. 73B and contains these coding sequences:
- the aroQ gene encoding type II 3-dehydroquinate dehydratase gives rise to the protein MDPVVFVLNGPNLNLLGLREPAVYGSSTLADVEALARATGDRLGLVVECRQSNHEGDLVDWIQEARTRAQGIVLNAGALTHTSVAIHDAIRGVGVPTIEVHISNVHARESFRHHSYISPVAAGVIVGLGLDGYDLALQALARRVKRPDPSEPITA